CTCTGTCGCCGATGCCGGCCAGTTCAAGAAGATCAAGGCCATCGTTGAATCCGACAAGAACCGCAAGGTCATCGTCGTTTCCGCCCCCGGCAAGCGCAATCCTAAGGAAACCAAGCTTACCGACCTCCTCTACAGCACCTACGACCTCGCCTCCAAGGGCCTCGACTTCTCGACCCCGTGGAACCTGATCCGTCAGCGCTATGACGAAATCTGCAAGGACCTCGGTCTCGAAGACAAGCTGACCGAAGACCTGGACAGTCTCGAGGACAAGCTCAAGAACCACCCCGAATCCGTGAGCACGGACTTCCTCGTGAGCCGTGGCGAATTCCTGTGCGCACGCCTCATGGCCAAGTACCTGGGCGCAAACTTCGTCGACACCTTCCCGCTGATTACCTTCGACGACAAGTACCGCATTACGCCGAAGACCTACGAAGATATCGCGAAGACCTTGTCTGACGAAAACCAGCTTTACGTGCTGCCGGGCTTCTATGGTAGCAACCTCCGTGGCGAAGTCAAGACCTTCAGCCGTGGCGGTTCCGACATCACGGGCGCAATCCTTGCCAACGGCATCGATGCCGCCAAGTACGAAAACTGGACCGACGTTTCGGGCATGCTCATGGCTGACCCGCGCATCGTCGAAAATCCGCTGCCCATCGAATACGTGAGCTACCGCGAAATCCGCGAACTTGCCTACTCCGGCGCAAGCGTGCTCCACGACGAATCCATCGCCCCGTGCCGCGCGAAGAAGATTCCTATCAACATCCGCAACACGAACCGCCCGCAGGATCCGGGTACCATCATCGGCCCCACTCCGGAAGAAGCAAAGCTCCCGATTACGGGTGTTGCCGGCCGTAAGGGCTTCTCGATGATTTACATCGAAAAGTCCATGATGAACAAGGAAGTCGGTTTCGGCCGCCGCGTGCTCGCCGTGCTCGAAAGCGAAGGCCTCTCCTACGAACTGTGCCCGAGCGCCATCGACTCCATGAGCATCGTAGTGGATAGCAAGGCCCTCGACGCCGTGCAGGACGTGGTCCTCGAAGACATCACGCAGCAGATGCGCCCCGACCGTATCAAGGTGTTCCCGGGTATCTCGCTGATTGCAACCGTGGGTCATGGCATGACGAACAAGATCGGTGTGGCTGCAAAGCTCTTCACCGCTCTCGCCGAGAACAAGGTGAACGTCCGCATTATCGACCAGGGTTCTTCGCAGATCAACATCATCACTGGTGTTGACGAAGCCGACACCGAGAAGGCCATCAAGGCCATCTACGGCGCCTTCGTGAAGTGACACCTTCGGTGTCATCCTGAGTGAGGCGCGAAGCGCTGAATCGAAGGATCTGCCTTTACCGCCCCCGACCTTAACGGCCGGGGGCTATTTTTCTAAAATTGATGTATTCATATGAGTAATTTGTTTAAAGTGGTTCTTCTGTTTTCTTGCGTTTTGTTTGCGCAGGTAGTGCCTGCGCCCGTTGATTCTTTGTCGCAGGAAGATGACGAGGAAGAAACTGCAAAAGAACATCATTTGATTTATTATGATTATGAATTATTTTTTGGTGACCAGTATTATCTAGACGGGAAACCCGTAGACGACTTGTCTGAGATAAGGGAAATTTTGCTTGCGAACGAAAATTCCAGGCATTCTGCCAAGGTTTCGAATGTGCTTATGGGAGTTGCATATGTATTTGGAGGGGTGGCAGGTTTTTTGCTTGGATATGGGCTTATCCAGGATCCTCCTTATCGCAACTACATGTTGATTGGTTCTGCCGCTTCTTTTACTATAGGTGTTGTCGGTGCAGGAATCTCATCGAATTACCTTGAAAAAGCGATTGACGAATATTGGTAGGTGAAATAATGCGTTCTATTGTTTTGTTGCCTTTGATTTCCTTGGTGGCCTTGATTACAGCCTGTTCCGAGTCATTCACCGATCCGCGTGACGGGCAAAGTTACGACATCGTACAAATCGGTTCGCAGACCTGGATGACTGAGAATTTGAATTACGAAGTCGAGGGGAGCGCGTGCCCCGAAGGTGAGAATCGCAATTGCTCCAAGTACGGGCGGCTCTACACTTGGGATATGGCCCGCACCGTATGCCCCGAAGGCTGGCACTTGCCCGACAGCGCAGACTTCGAAAAACTGATGGCAAGCGTCGGTGGCGCCGATGTGGCAGGCTATGCGCTCAAGTCGACAAGCGGCTGGTTCAAGAAAGGGAACGGCTCAGATGATCATGGCTTTAATGCACTGCCCGCTGGTTACAGGCAGGGCAACGGCAAGTTTGACGGCATCGGCGGCTATGCGCACATCTGGAGCGCCGTTGAAACACCTGACGGCCTCGCTTACTACATGCTCCTAGATTTCAGCATCAAGGCCGCCAAGCTCAGCGCCTTCGGCAAGGATGAAGCAAGATCCGTTAGGTGCGTGAAGTAGTTATTTCTTCTGCTTGCTTTTCAAAGGGATTTTATTTTCCTTTAAAGCAGTAACTGCATCGGATGCGAGTTTTTTTACTGCTTCAGTATGATCTTGAATTAATTTTCTTAGTAGAGGGACATATGGTTGCAGTTTTTCTTTGCACAAATCTCCTGTAATACCAAGAAATGGAAATAGTTTAGATAGCAACATCCAATCGGTTTTATTTGTAGGAGAGTCCGATTCAATTTTATCTAACACGTGTGTGAGATTGGATGAGAAATCGGGATCTTCTAGTTGTTTTTTTGCATTTTCTGGAATGTGATTGCTAATCACATTCAAAGTGTGCTTTAATTGAGTGTCTATTCCTTTTACATTAAATTCCTTTCTCAGAGAATCTTTGTACGGATCTAGTTTGCGTGCGAAAATTTGTTCTATGGGCTCTTTAATTTCTGGATTCTCTAGTATGGGAATCAGATTCTTAAATTTCCCTAAATCAAAGCCTTTTTTATATTCTTCTTTTCTTAGAATCAATTTTGAAAGGTCGTCAAGTTTTTCTTCAGGCATCCATTCGAATGAATTTCCTAATTGGGTGTATTGGTCTATCCACTTATTGGGATGTTTAGCACCATTATGCGCTAACAGATTAGGATTGTTAAGAATACGTTCAAGAACTTTACTGAAGAAGTGATATTTTTCAT
Above is a genomic segment from Fibrobacter sp. UWT2 containing:
- a CDS encoding aspartate kinase, whose product is MSQRIVCKFGGSSVADAGQFKKIKAIVESDKNRKVIVVSAPGKRNPKETKLTDLLYSTYDLASKGLDFSTPWNLIRQRYDEICKDLGLEDKLTEDLDSLEDKLKNHPESVSTDFLVSRGEFLCARLMAKYLGANFVDTFPLITFDDKYRITPKTYEDIAKTLSDENQLYVLPGFYGSNLRGEVKTFSRGGSDITGAILANGIDAAKYENWTDVSGMLMADPRIVENPLPIEYVSYREIRELAYSGASVLHDESIAPCRAKKIPINIRNTNRPQDPGTIIGPTPEEAKLPITGVAGRKGFSMIYIEKSMMNKEVGFGRRVLAVLESEGLSYELCPSAIDSMSIVVDSKALDAVQDVVLEDITQQMRPDRIKVFPGISLIATVGHGMTNKIGVAAKLFTALAENKVNVRIIDQGSSQINIITGVDEADTEKAIKAIYGAFVK
- a CDS encoding fibrobacter succinogenes major paralogous domain-containing protein → MRSIVLLPLISLVALITACSESFTDPRDGQSYDIVQIGSQTWMTENLNYEVEGSACPEGENRNCSKYGRLYTWDMARTVCPEGWHLPDSADFEKLMASVGGADVAGYALKSTSGWFKKGNGSDDHGFNALPAGYRQGNGKFDGIGGYAHIWSAVETPDGLAYYMLLDFSIKAAKLSAFGKDEARSVRCVK